GTCGTCCCGTCCCCGGCGGCCCCCCGCCACGGCCACCGCCGTGTCGGAGCCGTCGATCCTGCTGTACCCGCGGTTGCGGAAGTCCCCCTACTTCCGGAAGTCCCGCGCGCACGGCGCCGCGTGCTACAGCGTCTACAACCACACCTATCACCCACGGCACTACGGCGACCCCGTCGGCGAGTACTGGGCGCTGTTGGAGGGCGTCACCCTATGGGACGTGGGCGTCGAGCGGCAACTGGAGATCACGGGCCCCGACGCGTTCGACTTCACCAACATGCTCGTGCCCAGGGACCTCACCAAGTGCGACGTGGGGCAGTGCAAGTACGTGTTCGTCACGGCGCCCGACGGGGGCATCGTCAACGATCCCGTGTTGCTGCGGCTGGAGCCCGACCGGTTCTGGCTCTCGTTGGCGGACAGCGACGTCGGGCTGTGGGCGATGGGGCTCGCCCATGCGGGTGGCTGGGACGTGACGATTCACGAGGCCGACGTCGCGCCGTTGCAGATCCAGGGCCCACGGGCGAAGGAGGTGCTGACCGAGCTGTTCGGCGCGTCGATCCTGGACGTGCCCTACTACCGGCTGCGCGCCTATGACCTCGACGGCATGCGGGTCGTGGTCAGCCGCACCGGCTACTCGGGCGAGGTGGGCTACGAGATCTACCTTCTCGACGCCTCCCGTCACGCCGAGCGGCTCTGGGACCGGGTGTGGGAGGCGGGCACGCCGTACGGGCTCCGGCCGATCGGCCCCTGCCACATCCGTCGCATCGAGGCGGGCATGCTCGCCTACGGCTGCGACATCACGCTCGACACCAACCCATTCGAAGTGGGCTACGACTACCGCTGGATGGTCGACCTCGACCAGGAGGCCGACTTCGTGGGCAAGGAAGCGTTGCGTCGGGTGAAGGCGGAGGGGGTACGCCGGCTGCTCGTCGGGGTGGAGATCGACGGTGCCCCGCTGGGCAGC
The window above is part of the Saccharomonospora glauca K62 genome. Proteins encoded here:
- a CDS encoding glycine cleavage T C-terminal barrel domain-containing protein, translated to MAEVVQSSRPRRPPATATAVSEPSILLYPRLRKSPYFRKSRAHGAACYSVYNHTYHPRHYGDPVGEYWALLEGVTLWDVGVERQLEITGPDAFDFTNMLVPRDLTKCDVGQCKYVFVTAPDGGIVNDPVLLRLEPDRFWLSLADSDVGLWAMGLAHAGGWDVTIHEADVAPLQIQGPRAKEVLTELFGASILDVPYYRLRAYDLDGMRVVVSRTGYSGEVGYEIYLLDASRHAERLWDRVWEAGTPYGLRPIGPCHIRRIEAGMLAYGCDITLDTNPFEVGYDYRWMVDLDQEADFVGKEALRRVKAEGVRRLLVGVEIDGAPLGSYNDGSMIEPFAVVAGGAHPVGAVTSACYSPRLKANIGLAMVPVELSGVGTHVTVETPTGYRDARVVDKPFIDPRKETPKR